A region from the Bacteroidota bacterium genome encodes:
- the proC gene encoding pyrroline-5-carboxylate reductase, with the protein MRIHIIGGGNLGIALAKGFLRSESDHHITITRRNIQHIAHMADMGIRLSRSNTDGIALTDVIILTVKPHQAIEVLNEIAPHIRHKLLLSAVTGLSASEITAVVGEEVVVVRIMPNIAAQYGESATCVAVNGHHEASAPAIALLEEIGTVIPIEEKLMDAATVLGACGTAFALRYIRASMQAGIEIGFDAHTALSIASQTAKGAAVMALFEQTHPEQLIDRVTTPQGCTIVGLNEMEHQGFSSSLIRGIRTSLLKIK; encoded by the coding sequence ATGCGTATTCATATCATTGGCGGTGGTAACCTTGGTATTGCATTGGCCAAGGGTTTTCTGCGCTCCGAGTCGGACCACCACATCACCATTACCCGCCGCAATATCCAGCATATCGCCCACATGGCCGATATGGGTATCCGGCTTAGCCGGTCGAATACCGATGGCATCGCTCTTACAGATGTCATCATCCTGACTGTCAAGCCTCATCAGGCAATAGAAGTACTGAATGAGATTGCTCCGCATATCCGTCATAAGCTGCTCCTGTCGGCAGTTACAGGTTTATCGGCAAGCGAGATAACTGCTGTTGTCGGAGAGGAGGTTGTCGTCGTGCGCATCATGCCAAATATTGCTGCACAATATGGCGAAAGTGCTACCTGTGTTGCGGTGAACGGACATCACGAAGCATCTGCCCCTGCGATCGCACTGCTCGAGGAGATAGGAACGGTCATTCCCATCGAAGAGAAGTTGATGGATGCTGCCACCGTACTCGGCGCATGCGGAACCGCTTTTGCCTTGCGTTACATTCGCGCCAGCATGCAGGCAGGCATTGAGATTGGTTTCGATGCCCACACTGCCTTGAGCATAGCTTCCCAAACTGCTAAAGGGGCTGCGGTAATGGCGCTGTTCGAGCAAACACATCCCGAGCAATTGATCGACAGGGTGACCACTCCCCAGGGGTGTACCATTGTCGGGCTGAACGAGATGGAGCATCAGGGCTTCAGCTCTTCACTCATCAGAGGCATTCGCACTTCGTTGCTCAAGATAAAATAA